A stretch of DNA from Clostridium sp. JN-9:
CAATATCATTTACCACATGAAACATTGAAGTTACAATATTCAGCTTTTCTTCTGACAATTCCTCATTAGACAGTTTAACCAAAAATGAGGTTATATCATTTTCTAATCTGTTTATAACTGTTTCATTAAAGTACACTTTATTAGCCAAGTCGTCATCATTTAATTCAAAAGCTTGAACAGCAGATTCAATATTGTCCTTTGCTTTTTTTGCCATTCTGTTAATTTCCTTTATAGTCTGCGCTACGGCAATAACCGGAGATTTTAAAAGTCTTTCATCTAAATACTTAAGTCTTATTTCTTCAACATTATCTTCTCCTGGAATTATTGCATTTACCATCTTTACAAGATATGGAATGAACCATACCTGAATAAATGTATTTGCTATATTAAATAAAGTATGGGAATTTGCAATCTGCCTTCCAACATTATTTGAAGAAATATATGTTACAGCATATATAAATGGGTTTAATAAAATACTGAATATAATTACTCCTATTATATTAAATATTAAATGTATAAGAGCTGCCTTTTTAGCAGTCTTACTGGTGCCAACGCTGGATAATAATGCAGATGTACATGACCCTATATTGTCTCCAAACACTATGGGTATACATACATTTAAAGGCATAGGTGCCACTGCAGATAAAGCTATTAATATTCCAATTGTAACAGCTGAATTTTGAATAACTATAGTTAAACATAATCCGATAAATATTGATAAAAATATATTCCCGGATAGAGTACGTATAAAACTAATATACCAGGTTGTATCAGCTGTAAATTTAATTGAATTTTCTATAAGTGACATACCTAAAAATAAAATGCCGAGCCCAAGTAAAACACTACCTATCTCCTTTTCTTTTTTACCTTTGGAAATAATTATTAAAACTGATCCTATTCCTATAAATAATGGGGTTACAGCATTGATTTTGAAGGCCAATAGCTGTCCAGTAATTGTAGTTCCTATATTAGCTCCCATAATCACACCTGCAGCCTGATATAAATTCATAATCCCTGCATTGACAAATCCCACTATCATAACTGTAGTAGCACTGCTGCTCTGTATTCCCGCTGTTACAACAGTACCAGCCAGAACTCCGCGCAAAGGATTTGCATTAACAGTCTCAAATTGTTTCTTTAATTTTTCTCCAAATATGCTTTCAATTCCATCACCCATTAGTTTCATTCCATATAAAAGCAATCCAACCCCGCCAATAAATTGGAAAATAACCGTTGTTAAGTTCAAAATAAACCCCACCCCAAATCCTATTATATGGTAAAAATAAAGAATCCCCAAAACATAAGTGTTTTGGGGATTGTATTGTCTTGTAAAAACTATCTTTTTGAAAATTGTGGAGCTCTTCTGGCTTTCTTAAGACCATATTTCTTTCTTTCTTTCATTCTTGGGTCTCTAGTTAAGAAACCAGCCTTTTTTAATTCTGGTCTTAAATTTGCATCAGCCTTTAACAAAGCTCTTGAAATACCATGTCTTATAGCTCCTGCTTGACCTGTAAATCCACCACCACATACATTAACAACTACATCAAATTTGTCCTTTGTTTCAGTTAAAGTTAGCGGCTGATTTATTATTAGCTTTAATGTTTCAAGTGGGCAGTAAGCATCTATATCTCTATTATTTATTGTTATTCTACCTTCACCTGGTACAAGTCTTACTCTTGCGATTGATTTTTTTCTTCTTCCAGTTCCAAAATACTGTACTTTAGCCATTTTATATCCTCCCTTCAGACATCAATTAGTATCTTAATTCTAATACTTCAGGCTTCTGAGCTTCATGTTCATGCTCTGAACCTCTATATACTTTAAGTTTTGTTAACATTTTTCTTCCAAGTACTCCTGGAGGAAGCATTCTTCTAACAGCTTCCTGAAAAACAAATTCAGGTTTTCTTGCTATAGCATCTCTGTATGGCATTTCTTTTAAACCACCCGGATATCCTGTGTGGTGTCTTAACATTTTTTGATCTAATTTTTTTCCAGTTAAAACAACTTTTTCTGCATTTATTATTATAACAAAATCTCCTGTGTCTACATTTGGTGTGAAAGTTGGTTTATTTTTACCTCTTAAAATTGTAGCAACCTGGCTGGCAGCTCTTCCAAGCGGCTTTCCAGCAACATCAACAACATACCATTTTCTTTTAATATCTTCTGGTTTTGCTATGTATGATTTCATCTTTTTACCTCCCGTGTAATCTTTAATATAATAATACGATCTCTATATAAAGATCCGGGGCTAGTGGATCTTCTATACTTTGAATACAAACATTTATATTATAATACAATCTGCCAGGTGTGTCAATGACTTGTGTTATAAACCAGCCTTGAAAGGTGAAATTGTTTCTGTCTGCTAAATTCAACTTATTTTCTTTAAACGCCATGTTATCCACAATTCTTTTTTCTGGATTTATACTTATCCACAAAAATATCCGGCACTACACCAATTTGTTTTTCTTGTGGATAAATTTTTTGTTCAAGTTAAATTTACTCTTGGCAGACATCACTTCCTTTGATATAATCATTTTAGGCGGTTGATATGCTATGCATATCAACTTGAAATATATCTTCCCTTGTTAGTTGCTGTCCAAAGCTTGCTAGCAGGTCAGAGGATATATTTTTTTGTTTCTTTTTTATATCATTGGCTTTCAAATAATACCATTCATACAGTTGCTTGATTGTATCAGATATCTGCAGCATCAGGTAATGATTCTTCATCGCTTGGACATTCCAGCTGCATACATGTGTGATATTTCCCTGCCAG
This window harbors:
- a CDS encoding Na/Pi cotransporter family protein — translated: MNLTTVIFQFIGGVGLLLYGMKLMGDGIESIFGEKLKKQFETVNANPLRGVLAGTVVTAGIQSSSATTVMIVGFVNAGIMNLYQAAGVIMGANIGTTITGQLLAFKINAVTPLFIGIGSVLIIISKGKKEKEIGSVLLGLGILFLGMSLIENSIKFTADTTWYISFIRTLSGNIFLSIFIGLCLTIVIQNSAVTIGILIALSAVAPMPLNVCIPIVFGDNIGSCTSALLSSVGTSKTAKKAALIHLIFNIIGVIIFSILLNPFIYAVTYISSNNVGRQIANSHTLFNIANTFIQVWFIPYLVKMVNAIIPGEDNVEEIRLKYLDERLLKSPVIAVAQTIKEINRMAKKAKDNIESAVQAFELNDDDLANKVYFNETVINRLENDITSFLVKLSNEELSEEKLNIVTSMFHVVNDIERIGDHAENIADLTFEKMQKKVIFSEQSIDEIKKMYSETISALDKSLESFKNNDKDIAQEVINIEEQIDICDKSFRENNINRLNKRICSPEASTIFLEMLGNMERIGDHSTNIAETILNR
- the rpsI gene encoding 30S ribosomal protein S9, which gives rise to MAKVQYFGTGRRKKSIARVRLVPGEGRITINNRDIDAYCPLETLKLIINQPLTLTETKDKFDVVVNVCGGGFTGQAGAIRHGISRALLKADANLRPELKKAGFLTRDPRMKERKKYGLKKARRAPQFSKR
- the rplM gene encoding 50S ribosomal protein L13: MKSYIAKPEDIKRKWYVVDVAGKPLGRAASQVATILRGKNKPTFTPNVDTGDFVIIINAEKVVLTGKKLDQKMLRHHTGYPGGLKEMPYRDAIARKPEFVFQEAVRRMLPPGVLGRKMLTKLKVYRGSEHEHEAQKPEVLELRY